The following proteins come from a genomic window of Streptomyces liliiviolaceus:
- the ilvD gene encoding dihydroxy-acid dehydratase, with protein sequence MPELRSRTVTHGRNMAGARALMRASGVPGADIGRKPIIAVANSFTEFVPGHTHLQPVGRIVSEAITAAGGIPREFNTIAVDDGIAMGHGGMLYSLPSRDLIADSVEYMVEAHCADALICISNCDKITPGMLMAALRLNIPTVFVSGGPMESGRATLVDGSVRTLDLVDAISDAVNDKISDEDILRIEENACPTCGSCSGMFTANSMNCLTEAIGLSLPGNGSVLATHTARKGLYEDAARTVMDVTRRYYEQDDESVLPRNVATMAAFENAMALDIAMGGSTNTILHLLAAAEEAGVPFGLDEINAVSRRVPCLAKVAPNVAKDRTYYMEDVHRAGGIPALLGELHRAGLLNEDVHSVHSPSLADWLKTWDVRGGSPSPEALDLWYAAPGGVRSSTAFSQSERWAALDEDAEGGCIRSAEHAYSKDGGLAVLKGNLAVDGCVVKTAGVDESIWTFEGPAVVCESQEEAVDKILKKEITHGDVVVIRYEGPKGGPGMQEMLYPTSFLKGRGLGKTCALITDGRFSGGTSGLSIGHASPEAASGGTIALVRDGDRIRIDIPNRSIELLVSDEDLAERREALKGVYAPVARERKVSAALRAYAAMATSADRGAVRDVSMLG encoded by the coding sequence ATGCCCGAGCTGAGGTCCCGCACAGTCACCCACGGACGCAACATGGCGGGCGCCCGCGCCCTTATGCGCGCCTCCGGTGTACCGGGCGCGGACATCGGCCGTAAGCCGATCATCGCGGTCGCCAACTCCTTCACGGAGTTCGTGCCCGGCCACACGCACCTCCAGCCGGTCGGCCGCATCGTGAGCGAGGCCATCACCGCCGCCGGAGGCATCCCGCGCGAGTTCAACACGATCGCCGTCGACGACGGCATCGCGATGGGCCACGGAGGCATGCTCTACAGCCTCCCCTCCCGCGACCTGATCGCGGACAGCGTGGAGTACATGGTCGAGGCCCACTGCGCCGACGCCTTGATCTGCATCTCGAACTGCGACAAGATCACGCCCGGCATGCTCATGGCCGCCCTGCGCCTGAACATCCCGACGGTCTTCGTCTCCGGCGGACCCATGGAGTCCGGCCGCGCCACGCTGGTCGACGGCTCGGTGCGCACACTCGACCTGGTCGACGCGATCTCCGACGCCGTGAACGACAAGATCTCGGACGAGGACATCCTCCGTATCGAGGAGAACGCCTGTCCGACCTGCGGTTCGTGTTCCGGCATGTTCACGGCCAACTCCATGAACTGCCTGACCGAGGCCATCGGCCTCTCCCTCCCCGGCAACGGCTCGGTCCTCGCCACGCACACGGCCCGCAAGGGCCTGTACGAGGACGCGGCGCGCACGGTCATGGACGTCACCCGGCGCTACTACGAGCAGGACGACGAGTCGGTCCTGCCCCGCAACGTCGCCACCATGGCGGCCTTCGAGAACGCCATGGCCCTCGACATCGCCATGGGCGGCTCGACCAACACGATCCTGCACCTGCTGGCCGCCGCCGAGGAGGCGGGCGTCCCCTTCGGCCTGGACGAGATCAACGCGGTCTCGCGCCGCGTGCCGTGCCTCGCCAAGGTCGCCCCGAACGTGGCGAAGGACCGGACGTACTACATGGAGGACGTGCACCGGGCCGGCGGCATCCCCGCCCTGCTCGGCGAACTCCACCGTGCAGGACTCCTGAACGAGGACGTGCACTCGGTGCACAGCCCGTCCCTCGCGGACTGGCTCAAGACCTGGGACGTCCGCGGCGGCTCGCCCTCCCCGGAGGCCCTGGACCTGTGGTACGCGGCGCCCGGCGGCGTCCGCTCATCCACGGCCTTCTCCCAGTCCGAGCGCTGGGCGGCCCTCGACGAGGACGCGGAGGGCGGCTGCATCCGCTCGGCGGAGCACGCGTACTCCAAGGACGGCGGTCTCGCGGTCCTCAAGGGCAACCTCGCCGTCGACGGCTGTGTCGTGAAGACGGCCGGTGTGGACGAGTCGATCTGGACCTTCGAGGGCCCGGCGGTCGTCTGCGAGTCGCAGGAGGAGGCCGTCGACAAGATCCTCAAGAAGGAGATCACGCACGGCGACGTCGTCGTCATCCGCTACGAGGGCCCCAAGGGCGGCCCCGGCATGCAGGAGATGCTCTACCCGACGTCGTTCCTGAAGGGCCGCGGCCTGGGCAAGACCTGCGCCCTGATCACCGACGGCCGCTTCTCCGGCGGCACCTCGGGCCTGTCCATCGGCCACGCCTCGCCCGAGGCGGCGTCCGGCGGCACGATCGCCCTCGTCCGCGACGGCGACCGCATCCGCATCGACATCCCGAACCGCAGCATCGAGCTCCTGGTCTCCGATGAGGACCTGGCCGAGCGCCGCGAGGCACTCAAAGGCGTGTACGCCCCGGTCGCCCGCGAGCGCAAGGTCTCGGCGGCCCTGCGCGCGTACGCCGCGATGGCGACCAGCGCGGACAGGGGCGCCGTCCGGGACGTCTCGATGCTCGGCTAG
- a CDS encoding Ppx/GppA phosphatase family protein: MRLGVLDVGSNTVHLLVVDAHPGARPLPAHSHKAELRLAQLLDDSGAIDSVGVDKLIAVVQEALEAAEDKGVEDLLPFATSAVREASNADEVLARVREETGVELQVLTGAEEARLTFLAARRWFGWSAGKLLVLDIGGGSLEIAYGIDEEPDAAASLPLGAGRLTAGWLPTDPADPADIRALRRHVRAQIARTVGEFSRFGAPDHVVATSKTFKQLARLAGAARSVDGLYVQRELKRRSLEDWVPRLASMTTAERAELPGVSEGRAAQLLAGAVVAEGAMDLFGVETLEICPWALREGVILRTLDQMTPQ; encoded by the coding sequence ATGAGACTCGGTGTCCTGGACGTGGGTTCGAACACGGTGCACCTGCTGGTGGTGGATGCACACCCCGGCGCGCGCCCGCTGCCCGCGCATTCGCACAAGGCGGAGCTACGGCTCGCCCAACTTCTGGACGACAGCGGCGCGATCGACTCCGTGGGCGTCGACAAGCTCATCGCCGTCGTCCAGGAGGCGCTGGAGGCCGCCGAGGACAAGGGTGTCGAGGATCTGCTGCCGTTCGCGACCTCCGCGGTGCGCGAGGCCAGCAACGCCGACGAGGTGCTGGCCCGGGTGCGCGAGGAGACCGGTGTGGAGCTCCAGGTCCTCACCGGCGCGGAGGAGGCCCGGCTCACCTTCCTCGCCGCCCGCCGCTGGTTCGGCTGGTCGGCCGGGAAACTGCTCGTCCTGGACATCGGGGGCGGTTCGCTGGAGATCGCGTACGGGATCGACGAGGAGCCCGACGCGGCCGCCTCGCTGCCGCTGGGCGCGGGCCGGCTGACCGCGGGCTGGCTGCCGACCGACCCGGCGGACCCGGCGGACATAAGGGCCCTGCGACGCCATGTGCGGGCGCAGATCGCGCGTACGGTTGGGGAGTTCAGCCGGTTCGGCGCTCCCGACCATGTGGTCGCCACCTCGAAGACCTTTAAGCAGCTCGCCCGGCTCGCGGGTGCCGCCCGCTCGGTCGACGGCCTGTACGTCCAGCGCGAGCTCAAGCGCCGGTCCCTGGAGGACTGGGTCCCGCGTCTGGCCTCCATGACGACCGCCGAACGCGCGGAACTCCCCGGAGTCTCGGAGGGCCGCGCCGCCCAGCTCCTCGCCGGCGCGGTGGTGGCCGAGGGCGCGATGGACCTCTTCGGAGTGGAGACGCTGGAAATCTGCCCCTGGGCACTCCGAGAGGGAGTAATCCTCCGAACCCTGGACCAGATGACCCCCCAGTAA
- a CDS encoding TetR/AcrR family transcriptional regulator: protein MTAATPRRRGRPSRTDTQDAPAARDRILAAAREEFAERGFEKTSMRAIAKSADVDSALVHHYFGTKEQVFEASIEVAIGPLLTAPGSIGEGPLDGVGERLARFFFGVWENPATRKALLAIVRSAVNNETAAGVFRRLISTQLLRRVALQLDLPDAELRAELAAAQLVGIAMLRYVIKVEPLASADPEQIINRVSPAIQSHLTVP from the coding sequence ATGACCGCCGCCACCCCGCGCCGGCGGGGACGCCCCTCCCGTACGGACACGCAGGACGCCCCCGCGGCCCGCGACCGCATCCTGGCGGCGGCCCGCGAGGAGTTCGCGGAACGGGGCTTCGAGAAGACCTCCATGCGCGCCATCGCGAAGTCGGCGGACGTGGACTCGGCACTCGTACACCACTACTTCGGTACGAAGGAGCAGGTTTTCGAGGCGTCCATCGAGGTCGCCATCGGCCCCCTGCTGACCGCGCCCGGCTCGATCGGCGAGGGCCCCCTCGACGGCGTGGGCGAACGGCTGGCCCGCTTTTTCTTCGGTGTCTGGGAGAACCCGGCCACCCGCAAGGCACTCCTCGCGATCGTCCGCTCAGCCGTCAACAACGAGACCGCCGCCGGCGTCTTCCGCCGCCTGATCTCCACCCAGCTGCTGCGCCGCGTCGCCCTCCAGCTGGACCTCCCGGACGCCGAACTGCGCGCCGAACTGGCCGCCGCGCAACTCGTGGGCATCGCGATGCTCCGTTACGTGATCAAGGTCGAGCCCCTCGCCTCGGCGGATCCGGAACAGATCATCAACCGCGTCTCCCCGGCGATCCAGTCCCACCTGACGGTCCCCTGA
- a CDS encoding BACON domain-containing protein: protein MSSSPETSTRTTGAHRAHREARDRAAARTVAHRPPTRYEPYLDGLFTYCLSVLCDHDTATAALGDVLALAERRGHRGRETPDDRRAWLYALARWSCLRKLAEARQRRHGAGAHASGRSEGAAGGPHAQARSETARAAARGTSSAGPGRTGERAGERMGERAGERGGAHAGDRGADRTADPLAAAEKDRRRRELALLAWPEAAGTTPEQREALELAVRHQLAAHEVAAVLGTDPVAARELLAAGACEVERTRAALAVVETGTCPGVTRLTGDKHLVLSAALRRELVRHVDDCPRCRRTAERAGPGSWPGTSVTPAALPVLEAPRAALHKAMTCFPRARGAGPRFDRRGFPMDPKDHAARRDRLRARAVTTTVVATVVAAPVLALWAAYRGAPLIGEGADGRPVTANEAQGSEELGGEASGYENAGNARTRPGSRFTPRSGSSDVSVEVVSVAPGQQSGLSVAARSSGDTTLITLTATGDSAVRWSARTGASWLYLSQSSGTLEPGESLTIKVYVDHLREPNGAWSARVAVGPAGAVVTIGGYGTAGPGPRPDSPSPSEPGPSDPGPGPGPGPGPSDPGPEPTPSGPSPSDPGPSDPGPEPSPSGPGPSDPEPEPPPGSPGEGEPTSGGPGDGSGEPSPSGS, encoded by the coding sequence ATGAGCAGCAGTCCCGAGACCTCGACCCGCACCACCGGCGCACACCGGGCGCACCGCGAGGCGCGCGACCGGGCCGCGGCGCGCACGGTGGCACACCGCCCGCCGACCCGTTACGAGCCGTACCTGGACGGCCTGTTCACCTACTGTCTGTCCGTCCTGTGCGACCACGACACGGCGACCGCCGCCCTGGGGGACGTCCTCGCCCTCGCCGAGCGCCGCGGCCATCGCGGTCGCGAGACGCCCGACGACCGCAGGGCCTGGCTGTACGCGCTCGCCCGCTGGTCCTGTCTGCGCAAGCTCGCCGAGGCCCGGCAGCGGCGTCATGGCGCGGGCGCCCACGCGTCGGGCCGGTCCGAGGGCGCCGCCGGCGGTCCTCACGCGCAGGCCCGCTCGGAGACCGCCCGTGCCGCCGCCCGCGGCACCTCCTCCGCGGGCCCGGGGCGGACCGGTGAACGCGCCGGTGAACGTATGGGCGAGCGCGCCGGCGAGCGAGGCGGTGCTCATGCCGGTGACCGGGGTGCCGACCGGACCGCCGATCCTCTCGCCGCCGCCGAGAAGGACCGGCGCCGTCGCGAACTCGCCCTGCTGGCCTGGCCGGAGGCCGCCGGTACGACACCCGAGCAGCGCGAGGCGCTCGAACTCGCCGTGCGCCACCAGCTCGCCGCGCACGAGGTCGCCGCCGTCCTCGGCACCGACCCGGTGGCCGCCCGGGAACTCCTCGCGGCGGGCGCCTGCGAGGTCGAGCGCACACGCGCGGCCCTGGCCGTCGTCGAGACCGGTACCTGCCCCGGCGTGACCCGGCTCACCGGCGACAAGCACCTCGTCCTCAGCGCGGCCCTGCGCCGCGAACTGGTCCGGCACGTCGACGACTGCCCGCGCTGCCGCCGTACCGCCGAGCGCGCCGGCCCCGGCTCCTGGCCCGGCACCAGCGTCACGCCCGCCGCGCTGCCCGTGCTCGAAGCCCCGCGCGCGGCCCTCCACAAGGCGATGACGTGCTTCCCGCGCGCGCGGGGCGCCGGTCCGCGCTTCGACCGGCGCGGTTTCCCGATGGACCCCAAGGACCACGCGGCCCGCCGTGACCGGCTGCGCGCGCGTGCCGTCACGACCACGGTCGTCGCCACCGTGGTGGCGGCTCCCGTGCTCGCCCTGTGGGCGGCCTACCGGGGTGCGCCCCTCATCGGCGAGGGCGCCGACGGCCGGCCGGTCACCGCGAACGAGGCGCAGGGCTCCGAGGAACTCGGCGGTGAGGCATCCGGCTACGAGAACGCGGGCAACGCCCGTACGCGGCCCGGCTCCCGCTTCACCCCGCGCAGCGGCTCGTCCGACGTCTCCGTGGAGGTCGTCAGCGTGGCCCCGGGACAGCAGAGCGGGCTCTCCGTGGCGGCCCGCTCCAGCGGGGACACGACACTGATCACCCTCACGGCGACCGGCGATTCGGCGGTCCGCTGGTCGGCGCGGACCGGGGCGTCCTGGCTCTACCTCAGCCAGTCGTCCGGGACGCTGGAACCGGGGGAGTCGCTGACGATCAAGGTGTACGTCGATCATCTGCGGGAGCCGAACGGGGCGTGGAGCGCGCGGGTGGCGGTCGGGCCGGCGGGGGCGGTGGTCACGATCGGCGGGTACGGGACGGCGGGGCCGGGGCCCCGGCCGGATTCGCCTTCGCCTAGTGAGCCCGGGCCATCGGATCCCGGGCCTGGGCCCGGACCTGGCCCCGGGCCCTCGGATCCCGGGCCCGAGCCGACGCCGTCCGGGCCTTCGCCGTCCGATCCGGGGCCGTCCGATCCCGGGCCGGAGCCTTCGCCGTCCGGGCCGGGGCCGTCGGATCCGGAGCCGGAGCCTCCGCCGGGCTCCCCCGGGGAGGGTGAGCCGACGTCCGGCGGGCCCGGTGACGGCAGTGGTGAACCGAGTCCGTCGGGGAGTTGA
- a CDS encoding sugar phosphate isomerase/epimerase family protein, which yields MAEPVVRIPDAKVALSTASVYPESTATAFEIAARLGYDGVEVMVWTDPVSQDIEALRRLSDYHRIPILAVHAPCLLITQRVWSTDPWIKLQRARAAAEKLGASTVVVHPPFRWQRQYSRDFVTGIWQMANETDVRFAVENMYPWRYRDREMLAYAPDWDVTKDDYRHFTIDLSHTATARTDALQMIDRMSDRLGHVHLADGSGSIKDEHLVPGRGTQPCAELLERLALSGYDGHVVIEVNTRRAMSSAEREADLAEALAFTRLHLASAVRVPRT from the coding sequence GTGGCAGAACCAGTCGTGCGCATCCCGGATGCGAAGGTCGCCCTGTCCACGGCCTCCGTCTATCCGGAGTCGACAGCGACGGCCTTCGAGATCGCCGCACGCCTCGGCTACGACGGCGTAGAGGTCATGGTGTGGACCGACCCGGTCAGCCAGGACATCGAAGCCCTGCGCCGCCTCAGCGACTACCACCGGATCCCGATCCTCGCCGTACACGCCCCCTGCCTGCTCATCACCCAGCGCGTCTGGTCCACCGACCCGTGGATCAAACTCCAGCGCGCCCGCGCGGCGGCCGAGAAGCTCGGCGCGAGCACGGTCGTCGTACACCCCCCGTTCCGCTGGCAGCGCCAGTACTCCCGTGACTTCGTCACCGGAATCTGGCAGATGGCCAACGAGACGGACGTACGATTCGCCGTCGAAAACATGTACCCCTGGCGCTACCGCGATCGCGAGATGCTCGCGTACGCACCCGACTGGGACGTGACGAAGGACGACTACCGGCACTTCACGATCGATCTGAGCCACACCGCGACGGCCCGCACGGACGCGCTCCAGATGATCGACCGCATGAGCGACCGCCTCGGCCATGTCCACCTCGCCGACGGAAGCGGCTCCATCAAGGACGAACACCTGGTCCCGGGCCGCGGCACCCAGCCCTGCGCCGAACTGCTCGAACGGCTCGCCCTGTCCGGCTACGACGGCCATGTCGTCATCGAGGTCAACACCCGCCGCGCCATGTCGAGCGCCGAGCGCGAGGCCGATCTGGCGGAAGCCCTCGCCTTCACCCGCCTCCACCTGGCCTCGGCGGTCCGGGTCCCGCGTACATGA